TAAACTCAAAATTTGCATACCTAGTCCAGGCGAGAAGTGGCTTTCTGGCAGTCCAGACTATCCTGCTTCTTCTCCATGCCATtcatcctcttcttcttcctgttGCTCTGTTTGTTCTCTTCAGCTCCTTGTCTGTTCTCATCTTCCTGCTTTCTCCAAATTCACATGATCAGAGGGAGAATTTACAGTGTAGAGAGTTAAAAGTGTAGGCGCTAGAGTTGGAAACTCAAATCTGTTACTTCCTGTGTTACCTAGGGAAAGTTCTTCaacatctctgtgccttggtttcctcctcttgTTGAAATTGACATAATAACAGAGTTTACTCAGAGGTTTATTTACTATGAGGCTTAAGCTTTTGGGGCTTTTAACTTGTGTGGGCTCTTTATAAGGGCCTGGAAGGAGCTCTAGCAATTGTGTGTCTATGGTTATATGTTGTTATGAAAATTGCAAAAGTAATGTATTTTAACTGTAATCTGTAGCAATTTCTGTCTCTCTGCACTCTGACTTCCTCTCTGTCACATTTCCCCTGTGGAAGATGGTGTTCAAGCGGCCATGGATATTCTTGGATTTAAGGCAAAGTTGAGTTGGAGATAGATTAAGTTTGAGTTTGGTGGGATGTGTTTATGTAGCTCACAGTCATTTCTAAGTACAGTAAGGTGATTGCTAGCTGTCGTGATGTAGGAATGGCTTCCAGGAATGTGCCTTTTACCCAGTGTGCCCTATCACTCAGTATTACAGCACGAAGTGAAGCACCAGAGGTTAAATCATGATAAAAATGTATCTGATGGTGCCTGGCACTGAAAATCTGTGGGTAGTAGAGGAGAGACAAGATTGGAATGTATGGGTTGAGAAGTTGTTCTAGGGGAAAAACCTTCCAATCATCACATGTGTGAAGGTGTAAGCAAGGATTtgattttcatcttttacattaaaaaaaaaagttctctcctGTTAGAGATGTCCTTGATAATTCAGGAATAGATAATTATAAACAAAccattaattcttttctttttaaaatggggatggaggggcgcctgtgtggttcagtcgttgggcgtctgccttcagctcaggtcatgatcccacatcgggctccctgctcagcgggaagcctgcttctccctctcccgctccccctgcttgtgttcctgctctcactatctccctctctgtcaaataaataaataaaatcttaaaaaaaaaagaaaaccattaaaaaaataaaatagggatggAATATTTGATTAAACTCAAATACTtcattttaactaaaatttgaaaagatgttttgGATGTTTCAGTAGAAGAAGCAAGAAATATAGATAGTTGATTTGGATGTGTATGAAGTTACCTGGTTTTGGTTTTGTCCCCATCagattaatttataaaagaaccgagagaaaatctagatgaacATAATGAAATATGACACAAAAGCAATGAAGATAAATGACAAAATCAATGAAACCTATTCTTATATTGAGAACTGAATTGGACTGAAAATTTCAAATTGTATTAAAAGCTGTAATTCATCAAGAGGGAGGGATAGATTTTGCGTGAAATATGGGCTCTTGGATTACTAGATTACCTCTGACAGATGGTATTTCCCAAATATTACTGCAGCAATATTTCCCATCCCACATACACTTCTGCACGGTGACCTTGGCACTCCCCTAGATTAAGGGGTGGAGTCTCAATCTCCCtacccttgaatctgggctggccttagTGACCCACTTGTAAGCAATGGAAGGTGGTGGAAATGACGCTGTGCGACTTCCAGGGTTAGGCCAGAAGAAGCCTCACAGCTTCTGGCGTGGCTGTTTGAATGCTTGTTCTCTGGATGTTTCCTCTTGGGATACTCACTCTTGGAATCCAGCTGCTGTGCTATGAGAAGGCCAAGCCACACATGTGTAGGTGTTCTGGTCGACAAACCCAGTCATTGCAGGCAACTGACAAGTGAATGCAGAAACTGTTGGGTGATTCTGCTCCCTGCTGTTCAAGTCACTTCTAGGTCTTGAGTCCCTCAGCTGATGACACAGACATTGTGGAGCCGAGACAAGCCATCCTGGTTGTGCCCTAAATTCCTGACCTGCAGAAATTATGAGCATAATGAAATGACTGGGCTTTATGCCACTAgatttggggtggtttgttatgcagccatGGTGACTCAAATACCACCTGGTAAATGAGGAGGAGTGAATCATACAAATGTATTGGAAAGAATTTTAGATGTATTGCTGATTAGACATCAAATGTTGacctcaaagaagaaaacataacatTTAATATGTGGCTATAATAATGAGAACTTCAAACTGGCTAATGAGTGAAGGTCATTCAAAGCTATGTAAGGTAACTCATTGcacaagaaaaaacttggaaTGTTGTGAAAATTTACAACTAATAGATAAAAGAAACTTGATAGAGGTTTGGCCAAATTTGACAACAATCCTGAAAACGTACATAAAAGTACAAATAATGAGCTGTGAAGTTGAAAAAATTTTCTAGCCTATcaataaaagaacaacaaattttAGTCAACCATGCTAGGGGAGAGACCAATCATCTTTCTAATCCCTCTGTGGAAAGTGCATTACAAAATCACTGTCATATGAATATGAAGGCAATGAAAGAGTAACAGCAAAAAATGTAGGAGGAAAAGAATTATAAAGGTGATCAGGTAGTTAATGAACAAAAACATACTATTTTTCTGGATATGACGTGGCATTGATGAGttcaaaaaaatttctaatttttataaattcttttttcattttaaataaacatttgtacctaattttattttaatatttttgttttattttattaaatagggCCATCGCAAATTATATAAGCTTTAGGTCCCACAAAATTGGGATCTATCCCTTTGCTTATCACATAGAATTTGTATGGGAATTAAATAAGACGATTACAAGTCAAGAGGTTACTATCATGTTACTATAGGAGTACGGTATGTACTTACAcaatattagctgttattattaccaTTCATTCTGCCTCAACTGCCTTTCTGTGCTTCCTGCTTAGGCCTTAATCACTTCCTTTATGCCTCAAACTTCTACCAGCTCACTGCACtgtattttccccttcttttcaatGGAGAGTGTGCTGGAATTGCCTGGGTTCCAGTTACAGCAGTGGAATTTGTAAACGGTAGACATTTGTcttgggtttttgtgtgtgtgtgtgtgcgtgtctttCCAGCATCTTTTAAACACCCTTCTAATGTTTGGGAAGTTTCCTGTCTTATAAGTCCCGTCTCTCCAAAGCAGTAGCCAGAAAACTTGCGTTCCCAGCTACCTCTGCAGTTAGGGTGCTGGCATGTGACTGGGGTTCTGCTGGTAAGTCATGCATTGGTTTGGAGCTgggcagtggggcagagggaTGCAGAATTTATGGTCTGGAGAGCGTGTGGAGAAGGCATCTGGCTGTTGGTGGGCAGCTGTGGCAGAGCTCTGATGTCTGGTCCCGAGGGTCATCAGTATGCACTGGGCAGTGTTGGGTGAACTGAGTGCTGGTGTCAGGGGTGTGGATGCTGGAGCGCCCTTGTGGGCTGTTGAGTTTCATCCCTGATGTGTATGTAGCTGAGGACCCTGGCTCTCTGCCTCCCTTGGAGACTGCACAGCTCAGTCGTCTTTGATTAATTCTTCTCTGCTTAAGATGATCAGAGCAGAATCTGTTGTTTGCAATTGGATGCCCTGATTAAGAAACTAGTTAGTGGTCCCTGGGTCTCTTTTTTCTGCCACTGTTATCTATTCTTCACATCACAgctagaatgatcttttaaaaactcaaatccCATCTCATCACTCAGGATGAGCCCCCAAATTCATAAGTGACCCCAACATCCTTCATGCTCTGTCCTGGGTGGGAGTGGGCGCAGCAAAATGAGTTTTCCACAAAAtgagaggattttttttgttcctttccccGAAGGGAAGAAGGGTAGAAACATCTCTTGCCTTTCTCTCAAGCTTTCACTCACTTCCTGGGAGGAGGAGAACTTACTGGTGATACTGGAGAAAGCACATTGCCCATGCATGGCCTAAGCCCTCTTCGGCTTGCTTTCTCAGGTTGGCCTGCCTTAGGCTGCacacacttttttccccttcaggtGGCGAGCTTGGGGCTGGGCTTGCTTGGAGTGACCCGTAATTTGTACGGGTTTTCTGCCTGTAACTGGGTGTGGGCGTGAGGGTGGAGTGGTGGTAAACGTGGGGAGTAGGAAGCTCATTTTGACTTTGGGTTCAAGCCAAAGTCAGTAATAAAGCTGATCATCTGCTCCCTCTCTATAACCAATGTAGTTTCTTAGTTGGTAGAGAACCCAAGAGGGAGAGAGGTTAACTGGTTAACTGGACCTCTTCATGCCCCAGCAGTTTTGGTCTcccctcatctctccctcctatttTGTCACTTCCGTCTTGCTCACTATACTCAATTGTAAAGGATGCCTTGCAGTTTCTAGATTGTACCACGCTCTTTATCACCTATGGGCCTCTgtacattttcttccctttcttacCTCTTTCCCTGGATAACTTCTTGTTATTCAGAATTCAGTTACTGAagccttctccatctctctcagaCTGGGTTTGGGACCTCTTCTTTGCCCCTCACCACCTGTCTTGCTGCTATCTTTGGTACACATCtcatataaaattgtaagattGTAATTGGCTGTTATCCCCAGTGAGGTTGCGTTTTATTCTCCTCTGCCCCAAATTCCTGGCACACACTTGAcatggtattttcctttttaaaaattttatttatttatttttaaaagattttatttatttatttgcgaaagagacggagagagcatgagtggggggaggggcagagggagagggacaagcagactccctgctgagtagggagcccaatgcaatgtaggggctccatcctaggaccccgaaatcatgacctgagctgaagtcagacgctcaaccgactgagccatccaggtgcccattGACATGGTATTTTCCGAATGAAAAACTTGATCTTCCTAAAGGTGCATCATGGCACACTGGAGGGCCACTCATATTGGAAGTGTTCTGTAAGAGAATGATTCTCTAAGCGCTTAGTTTCTGCATGCGTGGAGTCTTGAATGGACAGAGCTCCCCAGCCTGTTGCATCTGGCTATAAACAGCCTTGCCTGGGACTCTTCATGGGGAAGCCCAAAAGAGTGGGATTTAGTTATGCAAGTGAGGTTCCTGCAGTTACTGAGAGAAATGAGCCATAGCCATTGCTTGGCCTCAGTAGGCTGAGAGCTGCCCAGGAGGGGCTCTGCGACCTTCATGTCTACTCCAGCAGCCAGCTCCCAAGGGTCCGTCTGCCCCCTGTGGACAAGAGGCCCATGGAGCTGTCAAGAAGTTGGGCTTTCACGTGCTCAGGGAGTCCAGAGTGCATGCAGCCCAAGGTGTTGCCCTCATGGGTTGGAGGGCGGGGAGTCTAGGGGGCCTTCTGAGAGGTCAGCTGTCTGTAGTGGTCCTGAATATCTTCACGCATATTCAATACTTTTGTCTGTTACCTGCTGGCCCCACCTCATGGTGGCTGCTTTAACAGTGCACGtgcgcggggcgcctgggtggctcagtcccttaggtggctgccttccgctcaggtcatgatcccagggtcctgggatcgagccccgcgtcaggcgccctgctcggcggagagcctgcttctccctctccctctgtctgctgctctgcctacttgtgctctctctctctctctctgttaaataaataaataaaaatcttaaaaaaaccccaaaaaacagtgTACGTGCACATTAGAGCTCCAACGGTGCTCTATTGAAATACTTGATATGAAAAAGTAtgattggaggggcgcctgggtggctcagtcggttaagcgtctgccttcggctcaggtcatgatcccagagtcctgggatcgagccccgcatggggctccctgctcagcttgcttctccttctcctccccgctCAGTGTTCTcacttgctatctctgtctcttgctctcaaataaataaaaaaaaatcttaaaaaaaaaagtatgattagATATGAAATCCTTTCTCATTATTacaaaacttttcaaaattatcatttgtcagtgaaagaaaaggaagagctagtaaatataaatatgtacttGCATGTAATTCAAATTATTGCAAAATTTTGAGTGACTTTGAAAAGGTTTTCCGGTTTTGATCACTCACTTCCGTGAGTAGTTTTCTTTGATGGTGAccatcagttatttatttatttatttttaaaaagattttatttatttatttgacagagagagagacagcgagagagggaacacaagcagggggagtgggagagggagaagcaggcttcccgccgagcagggagccggatgcggggctcgatcccaggaccctgggaccatgacctgagccgaaggcagacatttaacgactgagccacccaggtgccccaaccatcagttatttttaagaaatcaatacCGAAAGATCTTGATCAGGAGGCATTTAGTCATTTTCAAGCCCAAAatctaatataaaaattatgtttacagaAAAAAGCTCAAGTTtcttatataaatatgaatattttatttggaagttttATGTAAAACCAGTATTTAAAAACTTCCatattactgtatattttcttttccttataattatGTAGTGAAAAGAGAATGCAATGAATTTTTTCCCACCAATGCCCCCAATTCCCTTCAGTTTACTCTGGTGTGCCACTCAAATATTAGTACTTTCTATGTGTGCCATGATGTGAGGAAGGTTGGAAGTACTGCACTGAGCTGcttcttccaggaagtcttccagAAACACACTCAAACAGTTATCAATCATTAACCTTCCAATGCATGTTTATACATCTTTATAATTACTCTCATTTTATGTTTCTGTCAGTTTGTTTTCTCTCCACTCCATTCTCCCCATGACCACCCACAGATTAGGAGCCCCAGGAGAGCAAGGTGTTTTCTGAATATCAGGAATGCCATAGAGTTGTGGGCTCATTGACTCTGACTATTTGTCTGAGGATGTTCTCTGACCCCCAAGTTCCCTTTAgctggtcttttttcttttttagctggTCTTTCTAAACAGGGTCCAGACCATTTTATTCCAAGTACACCAGGGTTAAGATTTTCCCTCTGATGCCTCCAGCCTCCAAAGTGACTGCATGGGTCAAAATTCTTGACAATGACAGAAGCTGCCTGgttgaagaaacagaagaataatTGATTAACAAAATATAGAGGGATGAGGACCATGCCAGAGGCTAAGCTTCTAGGAGTGACTTCCAAATATGACCTGGTCAGCTGAGGAAAACCCTGGGGCTGCCACCAGGGACCAGATGCCACTTCTATGCCAGAAACTTGCTGTTGCAGCCTTCTTTGCCATCCCCCCGGGAAAAAGTGCTGCTCCTTGCCTCTTGTGGGCACCAGCTACTTAGGCACAGGCGCACTTATGGGTCGAACTAGGTCACATGCCTGGAGGGCTGGGAAGAGTTCTCAGCTGCACAGAGGGAGGTTGTTTCTTTGCCCACCAGACTTCTAAAGAGGAGAGTTCTCCAAATGTTGAAAGAGTGTCAAATGCTAGGTGGCCAAAATGAGTGTTAAATGTTTACTCTCTAGGTCCTCTCCAGGATGGCCCGAGGGCTTCACCCAGTCTGAGGCGCTGGTGAAGGAAGGTATGGGATCAAGCTGATGGTGCACACTGGGAGGGTAACGGGGAATCCAGGGAGATCCTCTTGTCCTGTTGTACATCCTATCACCCGTTATTGATGATGTCAGAAATCAAGGGTggagaaaagcaaggaagaatatttaaatatttatttggaatatttctttttttttttaaagattttatttatttatttatttgacagagagagacacagcaagagagggaacacaagcagggggagtgggagaaggagaagcaggcttcccgctgagccgggagcccgatgtggggctcgatcccaggaccccgggatcatgacctgagctgaaggcagacgcctaacgactgagccacccaggcgccccttatttggAATATTTCAAAGGGGGAATAACTCTCCTTCCAAAAGGCCCCAGAGCGTAAGACTGCAGTGTGTTTCTGGGAGAAAGCTAGATCAAAGAGCCAGGCAAACTCCTTCATGGGTGCTGGGCAGGTCACGGAGTTGATGTCCGTTTCATAGACATTTGCCTTCATGACTGACACAGACTTCTCACTATTGGTATAGACACAGCAGTCACCTTGCTCAGGGATCCAGAACAATCTAGAAGATGCTCTTCCCCATAAATATTCTTCCTTGTGAGCAGCAGTCCCTTCCAGTCTATCTTGTCCTAATAACCCATGCTCTGATGGTGAGTCTTGGGTGTGGGACAGGAGGTAAGATACAGATTTATCTCTGTTTTAATTCCAACATTTTCTGCCAGGAAGCCTTACTTCTTTGAGGGGCTGCATGGTTTCTGTTCAGCTGGGGTTTAACTCCAGCACCTGAaagctggaaggaggaggagtcCGTGAGCGAAAAGACATCCCCTGAGTCCCTTCAGGGTGAGGAGACCTGCCTCTTGACCATGTGCCGCAGGGCACCTGCCACCTCCTTGTTCCGAAGGGTATAGATGATGGGGTTGAGCATGGGTGTGATGACTGTGTAGAAGAGGCTGAGGATGCGGTTCATGGTGACAGAGGAGCCCCCCTGGGGCTGGATGTAGGTGATGCTGGCTGTTGCAAAGAAGAGGAAGACCACAAGCaggtgggaggagcaggtggAGAAGACCTTGCGGCGGCTCTGGGTGGAGGCCATTGCCAGGATGGCCCCCAGGATGCGGGCATAAGAAGCCATGATCAGAGAGAAGGGGACCATGATGAAGACCACGGTGGCTGTCACCACAGAGATTTCACTCTTGTGCTTCCCAGCACTTGCCAGTCTCAGTACTGGCAGGATGTCACAGAGGAAGTGCGGGacgatggggtggctggggaaaGGCAGAGTGAAGATGAGGGACGCGTGGGTGGTGGCTGTGATGATGCCCATGAGCCAGGAGACAGCCACCATGGCCATGCAGGCCCGCCAGTTCATGAGGGCGGAATAGTGCAGGGGCCGGCAGGTGGCAAggtagcggtcataggccatggctgTGAGCAGGCAGCACTCTGAAATGCCCAGGACAATGAAGACATACATCTGGGCTACACAGCCCTGGAAGGAGATGgcttgggggtgtggggaggccaGGTCGGCCAGGGTCCTGGGCACAATATCCGAGGTGTACAGGAGCTCCACCACTGAGAGGTGACGCAGGAAGTAGTACATGGGTGAGTGCAGGGCAGGGCTAGCCTGTGTGAGGAGGATGATTGTAGAGTTACTGAGCAAGGTGACCAGGTAGACCAGAAGCACCACCCAGAACAGGGGGCCCTGTAGGGCCCTGAGGTCAGAGAATCCTAGAAGGAGAAATTCAGGCAGAGTATGATTTTCCTCAGCCATCACTTCAGGCCAGAACCTACGGCACAACCAAGGAAGAGACATTTATATAGAAACGAGCAGCATTTCTGTAATTTAGTAAAGCACTTTTCATACAGTCCCTCTGGAATCAACTGAGAGAGTTTGGGTCTCTACTTTATGGATGAGGCCATCTCAGAGGGGCTAAATAATTTGCCTGAAGTAATACCAAGGAAGCTGCAGGCCTGGGACTTGAACGTAGGTTTTTTGGTTCCAAATTCACTGTGTTTCCCACTGTTCCTGATGCCCTAAGTCTTGGTGCAGGGTCTAATTCCCAGGGGGAGAGACCGCAGCCCTGTACTTTGGGTCTTCCTTCGGAGTGGAGATGGAGCAGTGCTACGTTCTAAGCCCCTTTGTATTTCCTGGACTGAAACCCCAGCCTGAAAGAGATGATGTAGCACGTGCATCATGGACTCAGTCAGGGACTGTCCTAAGCTGGTATCTGATGATCACCATGGTGGGCTGTGGATTTAGAATGCCATGCAATGGTGGGATTATGATAATACTGCCGAACTGTATCATGCTTTGGGATTCTATCAAGCCCTTTTTCACAGATTACTGGATTTTAGCCTGGGTCCTGTGAAGGGAGTGGGCCAGGGACTGGCCACACTGTATTTGGCTCCCTGTGCTGAGCTACACCAGCTACTCTGTTTTAGCACGCTCTGTTCTCCCATGCGTTTCCACAGAGTGTGCCCCTGCAGAGAATGTTTCTATGCATTCTATTAAAATCCTGCTCATCCTTCAAGCTCAACTCAAATTCCACCTCCCCTATGGCAGCCTCTCTGCTCCTCAAGGTCAGAAATGATTACCCATGGCATTTCAAGATTACATGTGTCCGTAAAGGTCGTATTTTTCAGcatggccaggggcttatcaacaACATCTTTGAGGGGTGCTGGGCAGTGTCTGTGGGCACATCTGCAGTGATGGGGAGCTGACCATCTTCAGAGCTAGCCCCATCTAATTTTGGCCTCCTCTGCTTGTAGGATGGGTCTTTCATTATATTTGCTTTGGTTAAATTCTTAGTGTTTTACAGAATGTGTTACCCGTCTTGCTCCAGACAGCTCTTCCCGCACTTGAAGAAAGCAccttcctctgtgttctcctGAGTCATTAGTTGTGCCTGGGTCCCAGCACTTTTTAGTGCAGTCTCCACTGTAAGATCCTGCAGGACAGTTGGGGAGGTAGTGGGGGGCTGTCTGTTTTAACAGCTACTGGTGCTTCCCAAGTGCCCGGTCCCTGCCAGGCACCACGCCAAACGGCTTACCATTCTCGAAAGCACTGGATCTTCACAATCACACTATGACATAGAaactttctccattttacagatgagtcaGTGGAAGCCCAGGACAGCATTAGTAACTCTCTTGAAGTCACATTATCTAGTAACGGAGGGCATTTGGGCTTAAATCCAGCCCCACTTAACACCAGAGTGTGTGCTTTTAGTCAGTTCTCTACTGTCTTAGAGGCAGTTCAATCACTGGGACAACTAGCAGGAGATCTTGCACGTGCCAAGTGCTCGGCTGAGTGTTATTAGATAAATGAACAATTCCTACTTATAAAGATGGGGGAACTGATGAACAGAAAGATGAAGTGATCTGCCTAAAATTAGGCAGCCAGTGAGACAAACAGGACACCGGGCCCAAGTCTGGTACAAGTCTGGGTTCCCAACATTGGCAGGGCCTTATCACCCACATTCACCCCCCACACAAGATTATCCTGGGCATCTTCCTTGCTAGGCAGGAGAGTCTCACACTTTCTGTCTTTGCTCATAGACCtaaccttccccccacccccactttgtCTGCTTACGGTATTTTTTTTGCCTTACGTCATTTACTCTACAGCTTACACTTAGAGATTACCGTGTGCTGGGCATTGTGCACCCTCTCAGGTGCCTTCATAACAGTTCTAGTGCTAGTTGTTCTTTCATCATTGCAGAGAAGGAACCAGAGCTCTGAGAGTTTAAATTACCAACCCAAATCGCAAGATTAGTGAGTCGCAGAATCAGAATAGCTAACTCTTGCCTGAGGTTTCAACCATCCTGCCTATGGTATCTCCAGTGAGGCCAACAGCCTTACACTACACTCCTGGGAGATAAACTCCATCTAGTGGGTTTGGACAGAAGTAGTGTCCGAGTCCCTTGGTCCTCTTCTCTCCTGTTTATAACCCTTCAGATGCTCACACCACTAATATTGATGTTTGGGATTGGTTCTTGTTattctcagatttaaaaaatgttatttttgcagttaaaatacttaagaaatatttgagtCAAGTCATCTATGATTTCCCCACTTGAGttaagttcttttctttcttgtatatTACCCTCAAGTCTTTGTCCCACCGCAAACCCATTTTACATGCTTGTAATCATAGTGTATAtgcagttttgtctttttcctttcctttttttttttatgttttatttatttattcatgagagtcagagagacagatagagagaggcaacggcagagggagaagcaggctccccgcctagcagggagcctgatgcgggactcgatcccaggaccctgggatcgtgacctgagccaaaggcagacgcttaaccatctgagccacccaggcgcccctccttttttttttttaagtttgtatttatttaagtaatctctgcacgcGATGTAGgtctcgaactcacgaccccaagatcaggagttgtgtgctcttctaactgagccagccagctgcccctttttcctttcctttttaatgtttgctTGAAGCATGTTGCTGTGAGATCACATAGTAttctgagtgatttttttttaaagattttatttatttatttttgtgaaacagagagagagggagggagggagaaaacgagtgggcggggggggaggtgcagagggagaagcagactccccgctgagcagggagcccaatgtgggacttgatcccaggaccctgagatcacgacgtaagctgaaagcagacgcttaactgccctTCTGAGTGATCTTATCCAAAGTTCTTTAGTAGTCCGTTGAATTTCTCCACTACCATTTAACCAACACTTCTCATACTCTTGCAACTTAAATTCTTCCATTGGCTGTATTTGTTATTTTAGATAATGATGGAAACAATACCTTTAAGTACGTTTCATTTTGTTCCTGTTAACTTATTCCCTTAGGAAAAATTTCAAAGAGTGGTAATTGGCTAAGGGTTGTATGGACATTTTTATGGGTCTTGCCATTGTAATATGTACTTTTGGGTTTCCTTTAACTGAACACAGGTGGCAATGCCAACCTTCCTTCCCTGAGTAAAGCTGGGATTCTTCTTCATCCTGTCTGTCCTCATCAAGCCTCTCCCACGATCCCCACCTCATCTTTGCCACACCCTGAGCATCTCTTTACTTCAATCTTCTAATTATGTTTCACCCCAAGATATGATCTGTGAAGGGAGAGAGCTAAGCTTCTCCTTCCTTACTtatcctctctcttccctgctctaTTCCCAGCTCCATCTTCCCTGTTTACACTCTGCCTCTGATAATTTCCCTCTTACCTTCTCTTATCTCCCGTACATCCTGAGACACTTGCGACCATCTTCAGAGAGACCCTGGCCTTGAGGCTACTCTTCAAAATCTC
The sequence above is drawn from the Neomonachus schauinslandi chromosome 5, ASM220157v2, whole genome shotgun sequence genome and encodes:
- the LOC110577840 gene encoding olfactory receptor 10P1; translated protein: MAEENHTLPEFLLLGFSDLRALQGPLFWVVLLVYLVTLLSNSTIILLTQASPALHSPMYYFLRHLSVVELLYTSDIVPRTLADLASPHPQAISFQGCVAQMYVFIVLGISECCLLTAMAYDRYLATCRPLHYSALMNWRACMAMVAVSWLMGIITATTHASLIFTLPFPSHPIVPHFLCDILPVLRLASAGKHKSEISVVTATVVFIMVPFSLIMASYARILGAILAMASTQSRRKVFSTCSSHLLVVFLFFATASITYIQPQGGSSVTMNRILSLFYTVITPMLNPIIYTLRNKEVAGALRHMVKRQVSSP